The proteins below come from a single Methanomassiliicoccales archaeon genomic window:
- the hypE gene encoding hydrogenase expression/formation protein HypE, whose protein sequence is MKRVTMGHGAGGEMMQELLSKHIIPFLPKVPSEVPLSSFDDSAVVDGIVFTTDAHTVKPLFFPGGDIGSLSVYGTVNDISVMGARPLAIACAMILEEGLELEVLERIAKSVGDASQIAGVPVVTGDTKVMESGKIERMVIATSAIGRRSEFLDRDLDVAMQYRKVDSKWMTDDNLRDGDAVIVTGTVGDHGIALLSFREGYGFESQVQSDCAPLNRLVEDVLKVGGAVCMKDPTRGGLANAVNEWTSKSKVGMEVDETSVPIADPVRNACDMLGLDPMTIGNEGKMIVGVVPEMAEDVLGAIRKNPLGKNAAIIGHATSKVRGVVLRTEVGGRRILEPPVGDPVPRIC, encoded by the coding sequence ATGAAGAGGGTGACCATGGGCCACGGGGCAGGGGGGGAGATGATGCAGGAGTTGCTCAGCAAGCACATCATTCCCTTCTTGCCCAAGGTCCCGTCGGAAGTGCCGCTAAGCTCTTTCGACGATTCCGCGGTGGTCGATGGCATCGTCTTCACTACGGATGCGCACACCGTCAAACCGCTATTCTTCCCCGGCGGGGACATCGGATCGCTGAGCGTCTATGGGACGGTGAACGACATCTCCGTGATGGGCGCCAGACCGCTGGCCATCGCCTGCGCCATGATCTTGGAGGAGGGGTTGGAGCTCGAGGTACTGGAGAGGATAGCGAAGAGCGTCGGTGACGCTTCTCAGATAGCTGGAGTGCCGGTGGTCACGGGCGACACCAAGGTCATGGAGTCTGGCAAGATCGAGCGCATGGTCATCGCCACCTCCGCCATCGGTCGGAGGAGCGAGTTCCTGGACCGTGACCTGGACGTTGCCATGCAGTATCGAAAGGTCGACTCGAAGTGGATGACGGACGACAACCTCCGCGACGGAGACGCAGTGATCGTCACTGGCACGGTGGGCGATCACGGCATAGCACTGCTTTCTTTCCGCGAAGGCTACGGATTCGAGAGCCAGGTGCAAAGCGATTGCGCACCGCTGAACCGACTGGTGGAGGACGTGCTCAAGGTCGGGGGGGCCGTGTGCATGAAAGACCCGACCCGTGGAGGATTGGCCAACGCCGTCAACGAATGGACCTCGAAGTCCAAGGTGGGCATGGAGGTGGATGAGACGTCCGTGCCCATCGCTGATCCGGTCCGCAACGCCTGCGATATGCTTGGCTTGGACCCCATGACCATCGGCAACGAGGGCAAGATGATCGTAGGAGTGGTGCCGGAGATGGCCGAGGATGTGCTTGGGGCCATACGCAAAAACCCTCTCGGTAAGAACGCGGCCATCATCGGGCATGCTACCTCGAAGGTCAGGGGCGTGGTGCTGAGGACCGAGGTGGGTGGTAGGAGGATACTCGAGCCTCCGGTGGGAGACCCGGTTCCACGAATCTGCTGA
- a CDS encoding VIT1/CCC1 transporter family protein: protein MVRKRIKARVDAALSMPGTGPTIRRYFVNTIFDSTFVMLGIIVGGALSEHPDFRVVIATILTSAVALGISTGVSVFEAESMEQNRRIDEIEKALLRSLEDTHIGRSSRASIILIALVNFLAPLTAGAIILTPFLLISPGDIATAAWIAVSLAISMLFITGLVMGRLGKRNPLIQGTRMALVGVAAFLICFYIQSLV from the coding sequence ATGGTAAGGAAAAGGATCAAGGCCAGGGTGGACGCGGCCCTGTCCATGCCCGGTACCGGCCCTACGATTAGACGATACTTCGTCAACACGATATTCGACTCGACCTTCGTCATGTTAGGCATAATCGTAGGAGGCGCGCTCTCGGAACATCCGGACTTTAGGGTCGTGATCGCGACGATCCTCACGAGCGCCGTTGCCCTAGGGATCTCGACCGGGGTGAGCGTGTTCGAGGCCGAGAGCATGGAGCAGAATCGCCGTATTGACGAGATTGAGAAGGCCTTGCTTCGGTCGCTTGAGGACACCCACATCGGACGCTCATCAAGGGCCTCGATAATCCTCATCGCCCTCGTCAACTTCCTTGCGCCGCTGACTGCGGGTGCGATCATCCTCACGCCGTTCTTGCTCATCTCTCCCGGGGATATCGCGACCGCCGCCTGGATAGCCGTGAGTTTGGCCATTTCCATGCTCTTCATCACCGGTCTGGTGATGGGCCGGCTGGGAAAGCGCAATCCTCTGATACAAGGGACGAGGATGGCCTTGGTCGGGGTGGCAGCTTTCCTGATCTGCTTCTACATCCAGTCGCTGGTGTGA